Proteins encoded by one window of Arachis hypogaea cultivar Tifrunner chromosome 1, arahy.Tifrunner.gnm2.J5K5, whole genome shotgun sequence:
- the LOC140183678 gene encoding pentatricopeptide repeat-containing protein At3g24000, mitochondrial-like, whose product MGNDIDLCQGDVLTTAYRRAYRGQTLGCVGGERKDGWEDSHELVHRLTTRNPALLSPTSGYGYFTMYGHWDLLLLSRNSETGLHVLDLIDSCSLEPNQSMYNVMLKRCTQLGKLREERLVHSHILNSKLKDDLVIRNSVLFIHARCGSLEEARRVFDEMPSKDMVTWTSMITGCGYLSEARLAFDKLENKNEVSWNALIPGYARKRELEDALALFIRMQREGSLEQGKWLHAPTIKWGKKLAGYVGNTLLHMYAKSGSIQDARKVLNRLLKIDVVSFSSMLIGYAQHGFGKEAVQQFEKMLRIGIEPNDITFLSVLTACSRAGLLDEGKHYFGLMKKYNIESKISHYVTIVDLFGRAGLIYQARSFIEEMAIEPTAAIWELCLGHKYYLPIYMPLRVGGRWLEEGACMVEIQNFVHVFVANDFANPHNEKVLNMWEKLNHEIKVIGYVPDTSYVLLCVDQ is encoded by the exons ATGGGAAACGATATTGACCTCTGCCAGGGTGATGTTCTGACAACAGCATATCGTAGGGCATATCGGGGTCAAACTCTTGGCTGTGTAGGGGGTGAGAGAAAGGATGGTTGGGAAGATA gccatgagctcgtGCATCGGTTGACTACCCGCAATCCGGCGTTACTCAGCCCTACGTCGGGCTATGGTTACTTCACTATGTATGGTCATTG GGACCTTCTTCTTCTGAGTCGGAATTCCGAAACTGGTCTCCATGTCCTGGATCTTATTGACAGCTGCTCGCTTGAGCCAAACCAATCCATGTACAATGTAATGCTAAAGAGATGCACCCAGTTGGGGAAGCTTAGAGAAGAAAGATTGGTGCATTCACACATCCTTAATTCTAAGCTCAAGGATGACCTTGTTATTCGAAATTCTGTTCTTTTCATTCATGCAAGGTGTGGCAGTTTGGAAGAGGCTCGTCGAGTGTTCGACGAAATGCCGTCCAAAGACATGGTTACTTGGACATCCATGATTACCGG ATGTGGATACTTGAGCGAAGCACGATTGGCATTTGACAAGCTGGAAAATAAGAATGAGGTTTCATGGAATGCTTTGATACCTGGATATGCTAGGAAGCGTGAATTAGAGGACGCTTTGGCTCTGTTTATTAGGATGCAGAGGGAAG GATCTTTGGAGCAAGGTAAATGGCTTCATGCACCTACAATAAAATGGGGCAAAAAATTAGCTGGTTACGTGGGCAACACTCTTCTTCACATGTATGCAAAGTCAGGCAGCATTCAGGATGCAAGAAAGGTTTTGAATCGATTGCTCAAGATTGATGTCGTTTCTTTTAGTTCGATGCTTATAGGGTATGCCCAGCATGGGTTTGGAAAAGAAGCTGTGCAACAGTTCGAAAAAATGTTGAGGATTGGGATTGAACCCAATGACATCACATTCCTAAGTGTTCTTACTGCTTGTAGCCGAGCTGGGCTTTTGGATGAGGGTAAACATTATTTCGGATTAATGAAAAAGTACAATATTGAATCGAAAATCTCACATTATGTGACAATTGTTGATCTTTTCGGTCGAGCTGGCCTGATTTATCAAGCTAGAAGTTTCATTGAAGAAATGGCAATCGAACCCACTGCAGCTATATGGGAGCTTTGCTTG GGACACAAATATTACTTGCCTATATATATGCCTCTGCGGGTAGGTGGAAGGTGGCTTGAAGAAGGAGCCTGCATGGTTGAGATTCAGAATTTTGTCCATGTATTTGTTGCAAATGACTTTGCAAATCCACATAATGAGAAGGTCCTTAACATGTGGGAGAAGCTAAATCATGAAATTAAGGTGATTGGCTATGTTCCAGACACTAGTTATGTGCTTCTGTGTGTAGATCAATAA